The DNA region TGGCGACCGTCATCGCCTTTCTGCTCCTCCTAGCTTGCCACGGTCTGTGCGCGCGGTTGCTCGTGCCATTTCCATGAATGCTAATATCTCTCGATCTGTTAGTTACAtctatgcatatatatatcttCGACGATGCCTAACCAAACCAAACTAACTTCCTACTTGCATTGCTGACCACGGGTCACCAGGTCCAGCTGGAGTCATTGCCGGCGGCGAGCCTCCGTACTCCTCGGCGGCGGAGACGAAGAAGCACGCTGAGATGCACGCCCGCAAGATGCTCATCAACGCGACAAGTAAGATCTCTGCTCGCTGCCGATCTAGCTATTTCGCCAGTATATTCCTTTCGTGCCTTCCAACAACAACATGTGTTTGTTGACTCGTCACTGTTGCATGCGTACGTATGCTCACGTGTTGCGTTGATGGATCGACCAGCCGGAGGGCACCCGCGCGGcgttgctgctgccgccgccgcggcgtacgcgaaggcggcggagcggacgacggcggcgctggACGAGGACGACGACTGCTCGGAGGGGGTCGTGCAGGTGTCCCAGGTCAACGCCGGCCCGCTGCCGAACGGCATCCCCACCTACAGCGTGGCCATCACCAACACGTGCCTGGACTGCACGGTGCGCGACGTCCACGTCTCCTGCGGCGAGTTCGCCTCCACGGTACTCGTCGACCCCAGAAGCTTCCGGCGCCTAGCGTACGGGGACTGCCTCGTCGGGGATGGCGGGCCCATAGGCCCCGGCGAGACCGTCTGCTTCGAGTACTCCAACTCCTTTATCTACAGCATGGACGTCGCCTCGGTCTCGTGCGGTGATATTTAGGTTTTGTAGTGTGGGGGTGTAAGTCTTGCCAACATAATATTTCCTGCCTTACTGGTTGGCAAATAAAAGGATCAGTGTAGTCTACTAGCTCATTTCAGTAATGCTTTTGGTTTCTTGGGAACTTTGGAAAATGAACTGTGTGAGATTTGTTTTATTACTCGTAACAAAATTACAAAATATAAACGCGTTAGTTTTCTTGCAAGCGTTTATCTATGTGGCTCGGTTATTTGTGAAGTTTGATGACAAATTTATGTTTGATTAGTTTTAGTTTACATTGTCATAAATAAAAATATTGGATGGTTTCAATAATCTAACGAAACCATGGTAAAAGTAACCGGATGACGGTGACCCATGCATATCCAGCTATTGTTAGTGGCTTTGCTTGACTATGCATGTACTTGAGGATTGGTATTGGTGTTGAAATTTGGTTCACCTCAGGTTTGGTAATTAGCATTGGCGTTAATTGTTGCTTATAGGATGGTTTCTGTAGTATTAATTATATAACCATATAGGATTTTCAGCTTATGCGGCACCATAATAGATAAGAGAGAGAATGGAGAGAGAAAGAAATTAGATCTCATGCAAGACCCAGTGTCAACACGAGAACCTATGCACTAGACACCATCAAATTATGCACTGGGAGTAAGGTGGTGTCTTCATAATAAATAGAGAACAAATATGATAGGTGGAGAAGAGAGAAGTGAATTTAACAGGAATCAACTCCAAAATATTATGGATTGTAAAGTGTAGTTTCTAAAGACGGTGTCTTGATGATATAGCAATATGGACACTATCCATATACAACATGGATTGGAGTTGCCCTAAATGAAACAATAAATGGCTTGAGGTGCATATATCGCCCAAGTTACAAGGCAACTGAGTTCCACAAGCGGAGTTATGTGCATGAAGTGAAAATTCATCTTACATACTTTAAAACATTGTGAAAAAATAGCATTCTCTACAAATTAGTATGCCATTGCAAAACCCACGAGGCCAATCTCAATGCAAGTTTCATAGAAGTTTCATCCTCATTAAATGACATGGTGCCATGTAGGCCAAATCAATGACATGATATGAAATTTATAGAGAGAGGGGAGTTGGGTTTCATAGGGATGCAACTCCGTCTACATAGTTACTAAGACTATGAAGTTAGAATAAACCCTGCCCGAGAGCAATTAGTTTCATTGTCATAACTTTTCTTGATCCCACCATGTGGTCATACCCAATGTACTAGTAATTAATTTAGTTAGAATTACTAGTGTTGTTGCTCGAAAAAAAAAGAATTACTAGTGTTCACACAGTTCATGTGGCAAATTTGATCTCAATACCATGCAACAATTAAATATTGTCTAACATATGAAACGGTGAAGTGAAACTATGCACTGTGaagggttgttttatttatcaACCTAAACCTCTAAAGATGATGTGGCACTCTTGTAAATCGCATAATAAAAATCAGGCATTGGAAAgcaaaaaaattatatatatatagtcaaGGACCATGGTGCTTTTCTAGGGTTCTTTACTGGTTAGGGTTTCCTTACTGCATCCAATATATCTTCTGCTGTTATCACCTTATCCCGCAACTCCTGTCATCCTGTGGAGCCTGTTTCAACCAGCCACTGGATATCGGTTGTCTTCTTTATTTGTTTGAGTTTGAGTTCCTTAAATCGGGGATACCCAAACGGAAATGCTACAACTAGGACCGTAATCCCAGCACCTGTCATATCCTGTTAATTTTTTTACCGTAACTTCTTATCCTCTCTCTCCACGTACCACAACCTTATCCATTCATCCTGATATTTCCTCTCCGCGGTGCCTCTGCATCCACTCGCGGAGGAAACTGCCTGGGATTCATCCAGCAGCTTGGAGGCGCAACGAGAGTTTCTTACACCCGTGATCGACGTGTGCAACCCTCGAACTGCACGCCAATGGTTCTGGCAGACGGCGACGGTTCAAGCAACTCGGTTTCAAGCACATGTGCTGATTTCAGTTGCCAAAAGCTCCGTTCCAACAGCAAGGTCTCATCCAGGTGACAGGAAGCTCGATCCTGTGTCATGGTGATAAAGAGCTCGATTCCTCAGTTAGCTAGGCAACAAAGAGCTCGATGTCGATTGCCTATCATGGATTCAGGAAGCTAGGAGATCGATCGTCCTAGCGATAGGGATTGATATGGGTGGCGAGGAGCTGTGATGAAGCTGCAAAGGTGATTCTGGGGGTGTCAGATTTTCAATGTTGCAGTAGTTGATTCA from Panicum hallii strain FIL2 chromosome 9, PHallii_v3.1, whole genome shotgun sequence includes:
- the LOC112877786 gene encoding TPD1 protein homolog 1B-like, yielding MDCPLERASVATVIAFLLLLACHGPAGVIAGGEPPYSSAAETKKHAEMHARKMLINATTGGHPRGVAAAAAAAYAKAAERTTAALDEDDDCSEGVVQVSQVNAGPLPNGIPTYSVAITNTCLDCTVRDVHVSCGEFASTVLVDPRSFRRLAYGDCLVGDGGPIGPGETVCFEYSNSFIYSMDVASVSCGDI